Within the Balneola sp. MJW-20 genome, the region TAAATTTTTGGCTCCTATGATGGTGCTTGTCACACCGGACTTCATTCTGACCCAGGCCAATGCTACTTCTGCTATTGTAGCTTCATGTGAGTCAGCAATTTCTTTCAACACATCCACGATCTCATAGCCCTGTTCTTTATTGATGGGCGGGAAATCCAAATCGTCCCGCCTGGCATTTTCACCGGAGTGTTTTTTATACCGGGTGTATTTGCCCGTGAGGAATCCCCCGGCAAGCGGACTCCAGGGCATAAATCCAAGGCCCTCCGATCGGCTTAGAGGGATAAGTGAGTCTTCTGCATCTCTGCCCGAAAGTGAGTAGAAGTATTGCATAGCCTTAAATTCATTCCAGCCTTCCTGACGTGCAATGCCTTGTGCTTTCATTACCATCCAGGCAGGCCAGTTACACACCCCGAGATATCGTACTTTTCCTGATTCAATAAGATCATTAAGACAGCGCATGATCTCTTTGATAGAGGTATACGAATCTACCCCGTGAACATAGAGTATATCAATATGATCTAGCTGAAGACGTTCAAGGCTTTTATCTACAGAGTTAAATATGTGGAAGCGTGACAGCCCTTTATTGTTGTGATCTTCTCCCATCATTCCGCGAACCTTAGTGGCAATGATGGCCTCGTTCCGGTTTACTTTAAGGTTTTTAAGGCTGTTACCAAGAATAGTCTCAGACTGTCCGTAGGAATATACATTGGCTGTATCGAAGAAATTGATACCGCTGTCCAGAGATTTACGGATCAGTTCATCCGCTTCCTTTTGGGGTTGTTTCCCTACAGCTTCCCACATGCCCTCCCCGCCAAAGGTCATGGTTCCAAAACATAATGCAGATACCACCAGTCCGGTATCGCCCAGATAATTGTATTTCATCATTTACTCCTGTTTTAAAGTGAGCCCCCCTGTCTTTTTCAACAGGCGTGTAAGTTTCAGAATTCAGTAATAAGGGAGCTGTTCTTTGGTATCACAGCCTAACCAAGGCTTGTCTCAATGGAGATATCGCTTAGCAGTGTACGGTGTACAGGACATTTTTTGGAGATATCGATCAGCCGGTCCAGCTGCTTCTGATCCAGATCGCCTTTAATAATGATCTCTTTTTCGATCACATCCATTCTGGATTTTGGATCTTTACAATTCTTACAGTCTTCAACATGCTTTTTATTATGTCTTAGTTCTACAAAAATATCACCCAGTTCCCAGCCTTTGTGACCGGCATACATTTTCATGGTCATAACCGTACAGGAACCCAATGCCATCAGGAGATAGTCATAAGGATCCGGTCCAAGATCCTGCCCATTTGGTACATCCATAGGTTCATCAGCCGTAAGTTCATGTCTGCCGGCAGTTAGTGTGGTTTTTAAGGGCTCGCCTTTTGGGAGGTGTACATGTACAATCTTGTTGCTTTCTGAATTATCTGACATAACTGGATATTGGTTAGTGGATAGAATAAATGTAATAAAAGGATCATACAGAATTCGACTTTCAGGTAGATGAGCTTATGAAAGATAATCCGAAGATCAGTCCGCTGAATCGTTATTAAATATCCTCCAGGGCATCGAAAAGCCCGAAATATTAGCGCTATATAGAATAATCAGGGCAGAAATGACTACTAGTATAGGTCTACAAGTACTTCTCATTTAGTACGTTAAGGTGGTGCAACTCGTGGCCGGCGATAATGAAAGGAAAGGACCGGACCGTAAAATCATAGCCGCTGGCATTACCGCTCAGGCTTAGCATTTCCTTCGTCATGTTTTGAAATAGATGGATACTCGAGATCCGTACAGCAAGGTATTCATTCCCCAGATTTTTTAAGGTGCGGCTGTTATAGTTGGAATACTTTACATAATCATCCTGATCCATGCCGGGGAGAGGAGAAGGGTCACGTCTCGACATTGCCAGCGCGCGATATACAAAGACCCGCTCGGTTTCGATCAGGTGCCCCACGATCTGTTTTATTGACCATTTTCCTTCTTCATACACTTCAAAGGCCTTATCACCGGGTATGGTATTAATAAAGGTGTAGAACTCGTGCATCTGCCGGTTCAGTGTATTGATGATGTTCTCTTTGGGTACCAGCTGTACGTAGTTACCGTAATAGTGAGCATATTCATCCTGGGTAGGAAATTCATTATCCCAAACTGACATAATAGTAGCCTTTTGAATTAGGTTTGTCAGAGTATATATAAATCATAACAAAATTGGATGTTGAGATTTGTTAAGGTTCGTGTGTTAATCTAACTGAGATGATTCATTTATATCCCAGAACAATTATTTATCTTAGGCATTCTTGCAAAGGATTCTCGATCATGAATATTAGAGTTTCCTTTTCAACAAAATATTATATTTGCACAGCTTAATAATAACCCGACTTTAGATATTCTATGTTCTTTCAGCAGATCTTTGAAGATAAACTCGCACAATATGCCTACCTCATCGGATGTCAGGCTACAGGAGAAGCCATCGTAATAGATCCGATGCGAGATATCGCCCGATACGAAAAGCTGGCTGCAGACAATAAACTAAAGATTGTTGCTGCCGCCGACACTCATATTCATGCAGATTACCTGACAGGTTTACGAGAGTTTGCTGAAAAAGGAGTGAAGGCTATTGCTTCAGATGAAGGAGGGAATGACTGGAGATATGAGTGGTTGCTGGATAGTGATTATGATCATATGCTATTGAAGGACGGGGATACTTTTAAGATCGGTAATATCGAATTTAAAGCTGTTCATTCACCGGGACATACTCCCGAGCATTTGAGTTACCTGGTTACTGACGGAGCAACCACCGACCAACCCATGGGTATCCTGTCCGGAGATTTTGTTTTTGTAGGTGATGTCGGCCGACCCGATCTGCTTGAAACAGCAGCAGGACAAAAAGGGGTTATGGAGAGTTCTGCCAAGGTCATGTATGAATCACTAAAGATCTTCAATGACCTTCCGGAATATCTTCAGTTATGGCCGGGACACGGAGCTGGATCCGCTTGTGGAAAAGCATTAGGAGCTGTTCCGGAATCTACGGTGGGATATGAGCAAAGGTTTAATCAGTCGATCCGGGCAGCTATTACTGAAGATGATTTTGTTGATTTCATCCTGAGCGGGCAGCCTGAACCTCCATTGTATTTTGCACGAATGAAAAGAGATAACCGTCAGGGACCACCGGTATTGGGCCATCTTCCAACACCCGGGCGATTAACGGTACAGGCTATCATTGGGCAGGTTCGTATATCTAATGCAGTGATTCTGGATACACGAGATAAGGAATCATTTATGGCCAAGCACATTCATGGTTCTCTGTTATCTCCGCTAAATAAACAGTTTAATACCGTAGCCGGATCCTATATCCGGGAAGATGAAAAGATCTTTCTGATCGTTGACGAAGACAGACTGGAAGAAGCAGTTACAGACCTCATCAGGATCGGACTCGATAATATTGAGGCCTATGCTACTCCTCAGGACCTCGAAGCTTTTGAAGATGCAGGAGGAGAGTTGTTTCGTACAGATACTATTAAATTCAGCGATGTGGATGACAAGCTGAAGAATAAGGAAGCATATTTACTGGATGTCCGGAAACTATCTGAATATGAGGAGGGAGCTCATCCCGATTCACTGAATATTGCGCATACCCGACTTTTAGATCGCATGGATGAAGTACCAACCGATAAACCTGTATTGGTTTCCTGCAAATCAGGAGCCCGTTCGGCAGTAGCCGCTGCATTACTTGAGCGGGCAGAATTTGTGGTTAAATACGTTGATGATCACGTAGAACCATGGCTTAAAAAGCACGGCTGGGATCAGGTCAGTTCCTCATAACGAAAGCAGTCGATCGTGTGGTCATTGACGATTCCACAGGCTTGCAGATAGGCATAGATTATAGTGGATCCTACAAACCGAAAACCTCTTTTCTTGAGATCCTTTGAGATCTGATCAGATAATTGGGTACTGGCCGGAAGGTCTTTTATGGAGGCAGGATGGTTAACCAATACTTTCTGTCCGGTGAAGCTCCATATATAATTATCAAATGAACCATACTGCTCCTGCACCTTCAAAAAAGCCTGTGCATTTGTGACCGTAGATTCCACTTTTAAACGGTTTCGTATGATCCCGGGATCTTGCAGAAGGCGTTCGATGGTTTCTGAAGTGAATCCCGCTACTATTTCCGGATCAAAACCGGCAAACAGCCGGCGATAATGATCTCTTTTCTTTAAAACGGTGGCCCAGCTTAAACCGGCCTGTGCACCTTCAAGCGTGATAAATTCAAAATGAACCTTATCATCATGAACTGGAACACCCCATTCCATATCATGATAGGCAACATAGCTTTCTGATTGTCCATCCGCCCATTCACATCTGGAGATCGGATTCATATTTTACCAATTGGATTCATCTTTAGAAAATAAATAACGCTTTGGTTATTATAGACCTAAAATAATAACATATTCATCAACACCATCATATATGTCTTTAACCGAACAGGTAAAAGAATTTGCCGCTAATAGTGGTATCAGTCAAAGCCTTAGTGACCGGATCATTCAGCTCACGGCTATTCTCGAAAAGATCACGGAAGAAAAATACGGACAAGAATTTATTAACAGGATGGGGATTCTGCCGGGACTGGCCAGGAAGGCACTGGATGAAGGCGATCAGTCAGCACTGAAAACGGCTTCGGACGAGATACAGGCAATGTCTCTTGGTGAGATCAGAGACCTGCTTAAAACCTATACCACCTATTTTCATCTGGTCAATTCACTGGAGCAACATGAGATTTCCCGTATCAACCACAGGAGAGAGTTTGATGAAACCAAAGAAGAGCCAAGGAAGGAAAGTATAGCACAGGCAGTTTATGAGCTTAAAAAAGCCGGCTATAGTCTGGATGAAGCTATCGGGATATTTGAGAGGATGAATATTGAGCCAACGATCACCGCTCATCCTACAGAAGCCCGCCGGCGCAGTATTCTTACCAAGCAACAGGCAATTTCTGCCAAACTGGATGCTTTAGCCTCTGGCGACCTGACACCTGATCAGGCAGAAGAAATGTACCTGGATATTATCAACCAGCTGAACCTGTGGTGGGATACGGATGAGATCCGGTCCGAAAGACTCACGGTTGAAGATGAAGTGGAAAACGGCTTATTCTATTTTACTCACTCTATCTGGGATACGATCCCGACCCTGTACCGTGATCTGCGACAGGCCTTCATGACTTATTACGGATCAGTTCCTGAATTACCGGTGGTGATCCGATACCGATCTTGGATCGGAAGTGACAGAGACGGGAATCCAAATGTGACTTCGAGTGTGACCTGGAAAACAGTCTTAGAACAGCGCAGAACGGTTTTCGATCTGTATCTGAGAGACCTTAATGAACTTCGTAGATATCTGAGTATATCTGATAAGCAGGTAGAAATAACTGAAGATCTTGAAAGATCTTTAGAGATAGACCGGGAAGAGGCCCCGATATCTGACAGGTATCATAGAAGATACAAGAATGAGATCCTCAGAAGAAAGATCACTCATATGATGATCAGGATCGAAGATCAGAAACAAGCGCTGGAAAGACCCAAAGAAGAACTGCTAAGACAATCTTCGCAATACGATTTGAATAAGCTGATTCGTGATCTGAACCTGATCAGAGATTGCCTGATCCATAACGATCTTGGCGGTTTACTGCAGCAAGGACCCTTTTTTGAATTAATGGTCAGGGCCAGAACATTCGGGATGCATCTTAGCGCATTAGACGTCCGGCAGCATAGTCGTTTACATGAGGAAACAGTACATGAATTATTGCAAAAGGCAGGAGTGGCTGAGGATTACGCTTCCTTGAATGAAGAGGAAAAGATCACTCTTCTGAGAACGGAACTGAAGAATCCCCGACCCTTAAGCCCGTTGAACGCGGAACATAGTTCAACGGCTGAGAGAGTGCTTGGGGTATTTCTTGAGATCCGGGATATGTTCACGTTGGACAAGAATTTCTTTGGCAGTTATATCATAAGCATGACTCACGGAATCAGTGATATACTGGAAGTCATGTTACTTGCAAAAGAAACTGGTCTGTGGACCTATGAAAATGGGGAGATCAGTTGTGAACTGGATATTGTACCACTCTTTGAAACCATTGAAGACCTGGAGAACAGTGCCGGTTTAATGGAAAAGATCTACGAAGATCCATTTACATCAGCACAGATCAAAGCAAGAGGTAATTTTCAGGAGATCATGCTGGGCTATTCAGACAGTAATAAAGATGGGGGGTACTGGATGGCTAACTGGGCACTGGATAAAGCACAGTATCAGCTGGGCAAAGTATGCCGGAAGCATAATGTAGATTTTAGGTTATTCCACGGACGCGGGGGTACGGTTGGAAGAGGAGGAGGACAGTCGAGTAAGGCGATTCTTGCCATGCCGGCAATATCGAACAACGGTAAGATCCGGTTTACAGAGCAGGGTGAAGTGATCTCATTCAGATATTCACTTACAGGAATCACGCACCGGCACCTGGAGCAGATTGTAAATGCCATGGCAATGGTTACCATGCAACCGGGAGATGGTGAGCATAACCTGAAAGGAGACCATGAGAAAAATATTATGGAGGACCTCGCAGAAAAAAGTATGAAGACCTATAGGGGACTGATAGATGACAAGGATTTCTGGGGTTGGTATATGGGTACAACTCCTATTGAATATATAGGTAAACTTCCTATCGCATCCCGACCAGTCTCCAGAGGAAGCACCGGTGAGATGAACTTCGATAGTCTCAGGGCGATTCCCTGGGTATTTGCCTGGACCCAGCTCAGATACAATATTCCGGGCTGGTATGGTATTGGTACCGCCATTGAAGAAACAATAAGTGAACATTCAGATGCACTGGATACCATGAAAAAATGGTTCAACGACTGGCCTTTTTTCAAGACCGTATTAAATAATGCCCAAAGAGAAATGGCCAGAACTCACCTGGCTACAGCCAAGCTTTATGAGCGCTCAGAAACTTTAACATTTCACGATCATATCGTAAGTGAATTCAAGCGTACAGAAAAATGGATCCTGGAAATTACGGGTACGGATAACATCCTGGATCATAACCCTGTAATCCAAAATTCAATTGCTTTCAGAAATCCATTTACCTATCCTTTAAATATAGTTCAGTCCGATCTGCTGAGAGATAATGGTAAAGAAAGGGGGGCAGATGAAAAAACAATGACAGAACTTATGTTCCTGAATATAAATGGGATAGCAGCAGCCATGCAGAGTACGGGGTAGTGGTTGCCGGAAGGATCTGATAACAAAAGTTATCATAATATTTTCATAAAAAGACCTTATTTTTATGCCATGATGAATGAAGCTATGACAAATACCGATATGCAGATCAATCTAACCGATAACAGCAGAATTCACGAGGTAGATTTTAATGATCTGCAGTTTGGAAAGATCTTCTCCGACCACATGTTTGAGTGCCATTATGAGGATGGGGCATGGAATAAACCGGAGATCAATCCCTATGGACCGATTGAGGTCACACCGGCTATGAATGCACTTCATTATGCGCAGACTGTGTTTGAAGGAATGAAAGCATTTTATAAAGACGAGAACACGATCAATATCTTTCGTCCGGAGGTTCATCATCAAAGATTTAATAATTCCTGCCGCAGAGTATGTATTCCTGAGACCTCATATGAAATGTTCATTTCCGCTCTGGATAACCTGATCCGATTGGATCATCAGTGGGTGCCTAAAAAGCCCGGTACAGCCTTATACATACGTCCGTTTATCTTTGCTTCTGACGATCTCCTGGCAGCGAGAGTTTCAGATAAATACAGCTATTATATTATCACTTCACCGGTTGGAGCCTATTACAAAGAAGGATTCAAACCGGTTAAACTCACAACCCCGAACGGATACGTCAGAGCAGTAAATGGGGGAACCGGCGAAGCTAAAACAGGAGGTAACTATGCTGCCAGTTTTCTGCCAGCCCGAAAAGCACAGCAAAACGGTTATACTCAGGTACTCTGGCTCGATGCCATTGAAAATAAGTATATAGAGGAAGTGGGGACCATGAATATCCATTTTCTTATTGGGGATACATTGGTAACCCCAGCCTTAACCGGATCTATTCTGCCCGGGGTGACTCGAAGATCTGTGATCCAGCTTGCCAGGGAATGGGGACTGAATGTTGAAGAACGACGCATAAGTATCGATGAAGTATTTGATGCTTACGATGATGGAGACCTGAAGGAGGTATTTGGCTCAGGTACTGCGGCAGTCGTTTCACCTGTTGGACTTATCGAGCATAACGGTCGTACTATTAGGCTGGATCAGGATGAGCCTGGAGAATTCACCCAACGCTGCTATGATGAGATCACTGGTATACAGTATGGCCGCATTGAAGACACCCATAATTGGGTTCATGAGGTAAAAATTTAGAATGGGATCAGTGAGTATCTGGTCTGTAATTGCAGTTGGATCCGGCGGATTTCTTGGGGCAGTCAGCCGCTACCTGATCTCTGCACTTACCACCCCTTCCTGGAATATGCACAGCCTTCCCTACGGAACCATCACTGCAAACCTGCTGGGCTGTTTTCTGATCGGCCTGTTGGCCGGGGTTTTTCAGTTTAAAGAGTGGATGAATCCGGACCTAAGACTTTTTGTTTTCGTTGGAATTCTGGGTGGATTTACCACTTTTTCAACTTTCTCCAGCGAGTCTTTTCTGCTCTGGAAAGCTGGTGAAATTGGCCTCGCAACCTGGAATCTGATCATTCAGATCGCCGGGGGTCTTATTTTAGTATGGTCAGGTTATTTTTGCAGTAAATGGTTCAGCTAGTAACCTTTTTTTCTGTCTACTTTGAATAAAGGATCCATTCCTGATAGGCAGCGTTTATAGTTTTCAAGTATGACCGAGGCTGCTTCCTCATCGTCGGTCAGGGCTGCAATATGTGGGGTGATCATGATATTAGGTCGATTCCAGAAGATATGATCCGGAGACAGAGGTTCCTTTTCAAATACATCCAGACAGGCTCCTTCGAGCTCTCTGACATCTAATGCATAGATCAGATCCTCCTCCACGAGATGACTGCCTCTTCCCATGTTGATAAAGTAACCCGGTTTCCTGATCTGTTTGAATAGATCCAGATTCAATATTCCCTCGGTTTCAACTGTAAGAGGGAGGGTACAGATTATAATATTGCTGTTCTCCAGAAAAGATTTTAGCTGATCCTTACCTGTATAGACCTGTACATCGGATGTATTCTTTCCGGAACGGTTCCAGCCATTTACACGGTAACCTAGTTTTGCAAAAGAACGTGCAATGGTCATTCCCATCTCACCCAGCCCCATTACCCCGATCACGGAGTCGGACATAGGTACCGGTGAGCTGACACTCCAGTGAGCTTCTCGCTTTTGTTCTACATATCGTGCAAACTTTCTGCGGTAAGCCAGAACCGACATCAGAGCATATTCGGTCATCTGGTCTTTAAGGTCATTGGTCACTACACGGCTGAGGGCAATATCCTCATCCAATGAACCGTCATTGAGCAAATGATTCACTCCTGCACCAAGAGAGGACGCAAGCACCAGGTTTGGAAATTCGGAAAGTACATGGGCGGGGTGATTCCAGCATACTGCCATACGAACCCTTTCCTTACTGGAAACAGCTGGCCAGATATCAATGTCGATATTAGGATCCAGCTTTTGAAGCGCTGATTCTATTCCGCTGAGATCTCTCCCTGGAGCAATAAATAATAAAGACATCTATCCGGTTTTAGCTGTCATGATCTCATCCCACCGGGTGGTATACCGGGGACTAAGATAATTCTGTTTCATTTTCCAGACTCGTTCATCACCGGTTTGACGGTGCAGGCCTGTGGCAGCAAAGTTAGCAGTATTTCTGCCGTGTTTCGAATTTAATTGGTCAATACAGGACATAAGTGCCCTTTGCTGATCATCATAACCGGATTCGTTGAACAGATCCATCTGTACTTCTTGGTCAGGATGTAGACCCGTCAGCATCACAGATGCTTTCTTATATTTGTTCCCATTTCTGAACAATGAGGAGGTCAGATCGGCTGCTGCAGATATAATGTGCGGGGAGTGCGCGGTCGGATTGGAAAAAGTAATGAAGCCGGTATATTTATATTTATTCCCCGGATTCTCGTATTTATCGGTGACCAGGGTTACCTGCAGGTTGGTACATACACTTTTCTGAGCCCTGAGTTTTTCTGCAGCTCTTGCGGCATAGCTGCAAACTGCTTCCTGAACAGGCTGAACTTTGTACATTGGTTTTCCAAACATTCTGGATGACAGGATCCCCTTTTTTGCATTAAGGGTCTGCTCCAATTTCATGCAGGGTATGCCATTGAGCTCAAGAACGGTTCTTAGGCCGGTAACATTAAGATGTTTTCTGACCCACCTTTTATTCCGGATCGTTTGTTTCAGGTCCAGCGCAGTTTCAATATGGTATCTGTTCAGGCGTAAGGTCATGCCATTACCAATACCCCAAATATCATTCAGAGGGATTGCACTTAAAAGCTCATCGGTCCGGTCATGTCCTACCAGATTGAGTACACCGTGATATTCAGGATTCTTTTTAGCTCTTTCGTTTGCGATCTTGGCCAGCGTTTTACTCTCTGCGATCCCTACCGAGACGGGGATTCCGGTGTATCTCAGTACCCGTTCCCGGATCTTTTTCCCATACTGTTCGAGGTCTGCAAAGGTATTAGTTGACAACTCAGCAAAAGCCTCATCAATGCTGTATACCTCTATATCATGGGTCATTTCTCTCAGGACATCCATGACTCTACGGGACATATCCCCATACAAAGCATAGTTTGAGGAAAGTACAGCAACCTTATGTTTTTTAAATTCTTCGCGATATTTAAACTCAGGGGCACCCATTGGTATACCAATCTCTTTCGCTTCATTGGATCTTGCGATCACGCATCCGTCATTATTTGATAGTATCACAATGGGTTTATTCTTTAATGATGGATCAAAAGCTCTTTCACAGGAAGCATAAAAATTATTGCAATCGATCATTGCATAGGCAATGCTGCCTCTGCTCTCAAAGGAATCCGGGATATTCATCATGCTTTGGTCATATTTCTGATCACGTGGGTGACCGTTCCCCAGATGATCCAGTTCATTTCCGGTTTGACCCGTATAGGCTGGCGGTCGTTCTGATCAGAAATGAGATATATGTGTCCGCCTCTTATGATCAGCTTCCTGACAAGACATTCTTCTTCAATAGCTACGATAACAACCTGACCGCTCGATGGCTTAACAGAGCGGTCTACCACCAGCAGGTCCTGGTCCCTGATACCGGAGGTATTCATCTCATTTCCTTCAGCGCGTACATAAAAAGTGGATGCAGGCCTTTTTACAATGAGTTCATCCAGGCTAAGAGTATGTTCCAGGTGATCATTTGCAGGGGAGGGGAATCCGGTTTGTTCATTCTCAGCCAGATTTAGATAATTTGTTGATTTATGTGCATCTTTTGCCTTCATGTTCTGCATAATTTCTCTTGCTTATTAATATATGTACAATATATGTGTAATGGATATAAACTAAAACCAGTAACTAATTTTATTTATGAACGATTGATCTTAATCGGGCTGTTTAGAGCGTAAAAAAATGATGGACTGGCTTTACCTTACCGGATTTATTTTTGCAGGATTTGCGGGCATGGAGATCGTGTCTTATTGTGTTCACCGATGGTTATTCCATGGAGCATTGTGGTTTATCCATGAATCGCATCATACACCACAGCATGGTTTGTTTGAATTGAACGATCTGTTTTCGTTGATTTTTGCAGGAATTTCGATCTGGTTGATCAGTAGTGGA harbors:
- a CDS encoding LexA family protein — protein: MQNMKAKDAHKSTNYLNLAENEQTGFPSPANDHLEHTLSLDELIVKRPASTFYVRAEGNEMNTSGIRDQDLLVVDRSVKPSSGQVVIVAIEEECLVRKLIIRGGHIYLISDQNDRQPIRVKPEMNWIIWGTVTHVIRNMTKA